The Leclercia sp. S52 genome has a segment encoding these proteins:
- a CDS encoding M20 family metallo-hydrolase has protein sequence MHTLAQDLQTLFPQLTAWRRDFHHFAESGWVEFRTAAKVAEVLDQLGYELAMGRDVVDADSRMGLPDEATLAQAFARARQQGAPEKWLSAFEGGFTGIVATLNTGRPGPTLAFRVDMDALDLDESAQDDHLPVREGFASCNSGMMHACAHDGHTTIGLGLAHLLMQYRAQLNGTIKLIFQPAEEGTRGARAMVAAGALDGVDYFTAIHIGTGVPAGTVICGSDNFMATTKFDVRFTGVAAHAGGKPEEGRNALLAAAQAAIGLHSIAPHSEGASRVNVGVMQAGSGRNVVPASALLKVETRGESEAINQYVFERAKAVIDGAAAMHGVSTELRLMGAATSSQPSPAWVNYLREQASQVAGVEQAIDKVKAPAGSEDATLMMARVQQNGGLASYMVFGTTLSAGHHNEKFDFDETVMPIAIETLARIALNFPWTRGV, from the coding sequence ATGCATACACTGGCGCAGGACCTGCAAACTCTCTTTCCACAACTCACCGCATGGCGACGCGATTTCCATCACTTTGCGGAGTCGGGCTGGGTGGAGTTCCGCACCGCGGCAAAAGTCGCAGAGGTGCTGGATCAACTGGGCTACGAGCTGGCGATGGGTCGCGACGTGGTTGATGCTGACAGCCGGATGGGTCTACCCGACGAGGCCACCCTGGCCCAGGCCTTTGCCCGCGCGCGTCAGCAAGGGGCACCGGAAAAATGGCTCAGCGCCTTTGAAGGCGGTTTTACCGGCATTGTTGCCACGCTGAATACCGGCCGCCCGGGGCCGACCCTCGCGTTTCGGGTCGACATGGACGCGCTGGATCTGGATGAATCCGCTCAGGACGATCATCTCCCTGTCCGGGAAGGCTTTGCCTCCTGCAACAGCGGCATGATGCATGCCTGCGCCCACGACGGCCACACCACCATTGGCCTCGGGCTGGCGCACCTGCTGATGCAGTACCGCGCGCAGCTGAACGGCACCATCAAACTCATCTTCCAGCCTGCCGAAGAGGGCACCCGCGGCGCGCGGGCCATGGTTGCCGCCGGCGCGCTCGACGGCGTGGACTACTTCACCGCCATCCACATTGGCACCGGCGTGCCGGCGGGTACCGTGATCTGCGGCAGCGATAATTTTATGGCCACCACCAAATTTGACGTGCGCTTCACCGGCGTGGCGGCGCATGCGGGTGGCAAGCCCGAAGAGGGTCGCAATGCCCTGCTGGCCGCCGCCCAGGCCGCCATTGGCCTGCACAGCATCGCCCCGCACAGCGAAGGCGCGTCGCGCGTGAACGTCGGAGTGATGCAGGCGGGCAGCGGTCGTAACGTCGTCCCCGCCAGCGCGCTGTTGAAGGTAGAGACCCGCGGCGAGAGCGAGGCCATTAACCAGTACGTCTTTGAGCGCGCGAAAGCGGTGATTGACGGGGCGGCGGCGATGCACGGCGTCAGTACCGAACTGCGGCTGATGGGCGCGGCGACCTCAAGCCAGCCTTCTCCGGCGTGGGTGAATTATCTGCGCGAGCAGGCGTCGCAGGTGGCCGGTGTCGAACAGGCCATCGACAAAGTGAAAGCCCCGGCCGGATCGGAAGATGCCACCCTGATGATGGCCCGGGTTCAGCAGAACGGCGGCCTCGCCTCCTATATGGTCTTTGGCACTACCCTCAGCGCCGGGCACCACAACGAAAAATTCGATTTCGACGAGACGGTGATGCCGATCGCCATCGAAACCCTGGCGCGTATCGCGCTTAACTTCCCGTGGACGCGAGGTGTGTAA
- a CDS encoding LysR family transcriptional regulator, whose amino-acid sequence MTFQVKFHQLRAFVEVAQQGSIRGAARVLNLSQPALTKSIKELEEGIAAQLFIRRSKGVTLTECGESFYQHARLILEELRSAQDDIRQRQGQQAGQINIGMGASIARLLMPGVINRFHQQHPQVKVRIMEGQLVSMINELRQGELDFTINTYYQGPYDHEFTFEKLFEKPFAIFCRANHPAIGAESISELLKYSWTMPTPRGSYYKQLEEMFSHRDQIPHIGVVCETFSSCISLVAQSDFLSILPQELGCDPLLANRLVMLPVKEPLPKATYYLIQRRDSRQTPLTTSLITQFRRHARQVIY is encoded by the coding sequence ATGACATTCCAGGTAAAATTTCATCAGCTACGGGCCTTTGTCGAAGTGGCACAGCAGGGGAGCATCCGCGGGGCGGCGAGGGTGTTGAACCTGTCGCAACCGGCGTTGACCAAATCGATTAAAGAGCTGGAAGAGGGCATCGCGGCGCAGCTGTTTATCCGCCGCAGCAAAGGGGTGACCTTAACCGAGTGCGGGGAGAGTTTTTACCAGCACGCCAGGCTGATCCTTGAAGAGTTACGCAGTGCCCAGGACGACATTCGCCAGCGGCAGGGCCAGCAGGCCGGGCAGATTAATATCGGCATGGGAGCCAGTATCGCCCGCCTGTTAATGCCCGGGGTCATTAACCGTTTCCATCAGCAGCACCCGCAGGTGAAGGTGCGTATTATGGAAGGACAATTAGTTTCGATGATTAATGAATTACGCCAGGGGGAGCTTGATTTTACCATCAATACCTATTACCAGGGGCCGTATGATCATGAATTCACGTTCGAAAAATTGTTTGAGAAGCCTTTTGCGATATTTTGTCGGGCAAATCATCCGGCAATAGGCGCTGAATCTATTAGTGAATTACTGAAATATAGCTGGACGATGCCGACGCCGCGAGGCAGTTATTATAAGCAGCTGGAAGAGATGTTTTCCCACCGGGATCAGATCCCCCATATTGGCGTGGTATGTGAAACCTTTTCGTCCTGTATTAGCCTGGTGGCGCAGAGTGATTTTCTCAGCATACTGCCGCAGGAGCTGGGCTGCGACCCGCTGTTGGCCAACAGGCTGGTGATGTTGCCGGTGAAAGAGCCGTTACCGAAAGCGACCTATTACCTTATTCAAAGAAGGGATTCCCGACAGACACCGTTGACCACCTCATTAATCACACAATTCAGACGTCATGCCCGGCAGGTTATTTATTAA